Proteins encoded in a region of the Ursus arctos isolate Adak ecotype North America unplaced genomic scaffold, UrsArc2.0 scaffold_2, whole genome shotgun sequence genome:
- the S100A9 gene encoding protein S100-A9 → MADQLSQLECSIETIINIFHQYSVRLGHPDTLNQKELKQLVKKELPNFLKKQKKNDNAINKILEDLDTNGDKQLNFEEFSILVGRLTVASHEEMHKNAPEGEGHSHGPGFGEGGQGHCHSHGGHGHGHSH, encoded by the exons ATGGCGGACCAGTTGTCGCAGCTGGAATGCAGCATCGAGACCATCATCAACATCTTCCACCAGTACTCTGTGCGGCTGGGGCACCCGGACACACTCAACCAGAAAGAACTGAAACAGCTCGTGAaaaaggaactgccaaacttCCTCAAG aagcagaagaagaatgACAATGCCATAAACAAGATCTTGGAGGACCTGGACACAAATGGAGACAAGCAGCTGAACTTCGAGGAGTTCTCCATCCTAGTGGGCAGGCTGACGGTAGCTTCGCACGAGGAGATGCACAAGAATGCCCCTGAAGGAGAAGGCCACAGCCACGGGCCAGGCTTTGGGGAGGGTGGCCAGGGCCACTGCCATAGCCACGGTGGCCATGGCCACGGCCACAGCCACTAA